CAACGTGTCCAAGCTGCTACTCCAGATCCCGGCGCACAAGCGCCTCGACGCCGTCGTCACCATCTGCTACGAGGCCCAGGCGCGCCTCCGCGACCCCGTCTACGGCTGCGTCGCCCACATCTTCGCGCTCCAGCAGCAGGTAGAGTCCGTCGTCTGCGATCGACAGCATCCCCTCGGCTTGGATTATCGGATCCATCCGGCATATCGATCGGCTTGTTTGGAAACCttgcatgcatggatgatgcTCGGCTTGTAGGCTTAGTATTCCTTGATTTCCTGCGTATTTGCATATGGATCTGGATCTTTTCTGAATTCTggagcggctcggctcggcgtgTTTCTTTCTCGAGGAAGGCAAGTCCCCTTTCATGAGGAAATCAACACTGCCAAGCCAAGCAACGGCAGTGCGAAAAGAAGCACGCCAAGCGCTAAACCGGGAGGCCTGCCTGCACCCGGTGATGAATGATATGCACGTCCATCTGTCTGCATCCGAGCCGTCCGTTTTCTCCATCCATCAAGCCACGTACACAGCATGCGTATGCATGAATGTATCTTGGGCTTTGCACAAACCAAGAAGTACTGTACTAGCTAGTGGTACATTAGTACGCGCTTGGTTTTCGATCAGACCCCTGAAAAGAATATATAGCACCAGCGCCAATCTCTAGTCCTCCTAGAAAATCCAAACTTCCATTCTTTTTGTCAATCTTACGATCCTTTGACACCTTTCAGTTCGATCATTTGCATATTTGCATTTGTGATGTCCCCTGCATATTATATATGTGTGGTTTGATGTTTGCACGTATCAATTTACTGTAGATGCATTAATGTGACATCCTGTGATCGTTCAATTCCCCAGGTGGTGAATCTCCAGGCCGAACTAACCTACATGCAAGCCCACCTCACCACGCTGGagctgccgtccccgccgccgctgcctgcCCCTCCGCAGATGCCGATGCCGGCGCCGTTCTCCATCTCGGACCTGCCGTCGTCGACGAACATCCCCACCACCGTCGACCTGTCCGCGCTCTTCGATCCGCCGCAGCCGCAGTGGGCGctccagcaccaccaccaccaacagcAACAGCACCAGCTCCGGCAACCGACGTCGTCGTATGTCACGTCCGTCAGGGGCAGCGGCTCCGACATGGCAGAGAGCTCGGGGGGCGGCGGAGACCTGCAGGCGTTGGCGAGGGAACTCCTAGACCGCCACCGGTCCGGCGTGAAGCTTGAGAAGCCGCCACCACCCCCACCGCACTCAAGATGAGCTTACTCGTCAAGCCGCGCACGAAACCAATATGGATCGTTGGAGAGAGGTGAAGAAAGAGGGTAGTATTGTGGAGGGGGTGCAGTGAGTGGCATGGACAGAGTTGGCGCGCGGCGGCAATAACCAGAGAGA
The nucleotide sequence above comes from Phragmites australis chromosome 4, lpPhrAust1.1, whole genome shotgun sequence. Encoded proteins:
- the LOC133914407 gene encoding LOB domain-containing protein 18-like; the protein is MNSGGGTSTLGGGGGGGPSGSGSGGPGGGGGGGPCGACKFLRRKCVSGCIFAPYFDSEQGAAHFAAVHKVFGASNVSKLLLQIPAHKRLDAVVTICYEAQARLRDPVYGCVAHIFALQQQVVNLQAELTYMQAHLTTLELPSPPPLPAPPQMPMPAPFSISDLPSSTNIPTTVDLSALFDPPQPQWALQHHHHQQQQHQLRQPTSSYVTSVRGSGSDMAESSGGGGDLQALARELLDRHRSGVKLEKPPPPPPHSR